The Thermoproteales archaeon genome includes a window with the following:
- a CDS encoding ParB/RepB/Spo0J family partition protein, whose product MSSSKLVWIDLDNLVLMEDNPNEMTPEEFQQLIEEMAIQGPERTMPIEVCYSYDGRYFVGDGYHRVKAAEKLGWKRLRAVLYTELTPEDMKILSFKRNRTRGNLNPIKEGLLFIREQAAGLTIRKIAEKYGVTEDYVKKRIIVAKNIPKEVWSKIEGRLGIGYWYEIARLKDPQKQYWIARKALLEGLSKREVKQLVDYLSLPTMAEISDAFTAKDLQASIKNKRKERKGKKLNHMELWLNAKIDVQLNILKEFLEKVSFPEITQSFLNNVKIILKSEIILKHLEYYNIFQQSFLRSTIFYRYKNSMFKTIFSDKEIKINKKVSRSFRPAQYILKILDPQIQSFENVEWKIENEWLKIYVKNFDKLDIIELKRKLLNDKELDLLKEKLAYIKNI is encoded by the coding sequence ATGTCTAGCTCTAAACTAGTATGGATAGACCTAGACAATCTAGTTCTAATGGAAGATAATCCAAACGAAATGACACCAGAGGAATTTCAGCAGCTAATTGAGGAAATGGCTATACAAGGACCAGAAAGGACGATGCCTATAGAAGTATGCTATAGCTATGATGGAAGATACTTTGTAGGCGATGGCTATCATAGAGTAAAAGCCGCCGAAAAACTCGGCTGGAAAAGGCTAAGAGCTGTGCTATATACGGAGCTAACGCCGGAAGATATGAAAATACTATCTTTTAAAAGAAACAGAACTCGGGGTAATCTAAATCCTATAAAGGAGGGTCTCTTATTTATAAGAGAACAGGCTGCTGGATTAACTATCAGAAAAATCGCAGAAAAATATGGGGTAACAGAGGACTACGTCAAAAAAAGGATAATTGTAGCTAAGAATATTCCTAAGGAGGTATGGTCTAAAATCGAGGGCAGGCTGGGCATAGGATACTGGTATGAGATAGCACGCTTAAAAGACCCCCAGAAACAGTATTGGATTGCGAGAAAAGCATTGCTTGAAGGATTATCTAAAAGGGAGGTAAAACAGCTAGTGGATTATCTTTCTCTTCCAACTATGGCAGAGATATCCGACGCGTTTACGGCAAAGGATTTGCAGGCGTCAATAAAGAATAAGAGAAAGGAGAGGAAAGGTAAAAAGCTAAACCATATGGAATTATGGTTAAACGCGAAAATAGACGTGCAGTTAAATATACTAAAAGAATTTCTAGAGAAAGTATCTTTTCCAGAAATAACTCAGTCTTTTCTTAACAACGTGAAGATAATTCTTAAATCGGAGATTATACTTAAGCATTTAGAATATTATAATATTTTCCAACAAAGCTTCTTACGAAGCACTATTTTTTACAGGTATAAAAACTCAATGTTCAAAACAATTTTTTCAGACAAAGAAATAAAGATCAATAAGAAAGTAAGTCGAAGCTTTCGTCCAGCGCAGTATATATTAAAAATTTTAGACCCGCAGATTCAGTCCTTTGAAAATGTAGAGTGGAAAATAGAAAATGAATGGCTTAAAATATATGTGAA
- a CDS encoding creatininase family protein, which translates to MSTYQSRFSIPILNKFGEKIYLDQMTISEIKERLEKTDIIFVPCGSIENHGFAAPVGEDTLIGTYIAERVAYETGVTVAPPIIYGSHPSHHYGMPGTIPIKKEAYIDYVVSVIKWLSNTGFKKIVLFNSHGQEYVLPIAKDKAIIEEGVHAFIMVTSWWAWVRDVLIAGKELKPGLVLETPFIHADELETSVTWYVAEKLMRLDKLKESDAEKLVGVIPDKWVDKAGNVYNRPFSWFDVSHYMEIHHYPKGSVGYPSKASKDKGEVVVEEAVKRIVEFVEWLKKEYPPGKVPKVWPEPGDFKY; encoded by the coding sequence TTGTCCACATACCAATCCAGGTTTTCTATACCAATATTAAATAAATTTGGAGAAAAAATCTACCTCGACCAGATGACTATAAGCGAGATAAAGGAACGTTTAGAAAAAACAGATATAATTTTCGTTCCATGCGGTTCGATTGAAAATCACGGGTTCGCGGCGCCAGTAGGCGAGGACACCCTAATAGGAACTTACATTGCAGAAAGGGTAGCATACGAGACTGGAGTCACCGTAGCCCCGCCGATAATATACGGGTCCCACCCATCCCATCACTACGGCATGCCTGGAACTATTCCGATAAAAAAAGAAGCGTATATAGACTACGTAGTAAGCGTTATCAAATGGTTAAGCAATACAGGCTTTAAGAAAATAGTTCTCTTCAATTCTCACGGTCAAGAATACGTGCTACCAATCGCCAAAGACAAAGCGATAATTGAAGAGGGCGTTCACGCGTTTATAATGGTTACAAGCTGGTGGGCTTGGGTTAGAGACGTGCTAATAGCTGGTAAAGAGCTAAAGCCAGGCTTAGTTTTGGAAACTCCGTTTATCCACGCCGACGAACTGGAAACGAGTGTTACATGGTACGTTGCTGAAAAATTGATGAGACTAGATAAGCTAAAGGAATCAGATGCTGAAAAGCTTGTTGGAGTTATTCCAGATAAGTGGGTTGATAAAGCAGGAAATGTTTATAACAGGCCATTTTCCTGGTTCGATGTAAGCCATTACATGGAAATACACCACTATCCGAAAGGAAGTGTTGGTTATCCAAGTAAAGCTAGCAAAGATAAAGGTGAGGTCGTAGTAGAAGAAGCTGTTAAAAGAATAGTAGAGTTCGTGGAATGGCTAAAGAAGGAATATCCGCCAGGTAAAGTTCCTAAAGTTTGGCCAGAACCAGGAGATTTCAAATACTAA
- a CDS encoding alcohol dehydrogenase catalytic domain-containing protein: protein MKAAVLYADFAPKPDYKITEAEKKTHKVIEGAKVWRNPRLVLEDKPIPKLGPKDVLIRVKACGICGSDIHFLETSEDGYIIYPGLTRFPVVIGHEFSGVVEKVGSEVKWVKPGDLVTSEEMLWCGECTPCRMGYVNHCLLLNDPSDLVYGEIGFTRDGAMAEYITVNEKYLWKIDALLNVYKTEEKAFEAGSLVEPTSVAYHAMFNRAGGFKPGGYVVVWGAGPIGLAATGLAKAAGAGMIISFEISPHRRELAKSMGADYVLDPVELIKNGIQPYEKIMELTCGEGADLHVEAAGAPDKTLPQMQRSLAIGGKIAWIGRAPREVPIYLEIFQVRRSQIFGSQGHSGWGTFRNVIRLMAAGRIDMTKIITSKFSIDDVEKAFERAHKRIDGKITIKP from the coding sequence TAGTTCTAGAAGATAAGCCAATACCAAAGCTAGGGCCAAAAGACGTGCTAATTCGAGTAAAAGCATGCGGTATATGCGGTTCAGACATACACTTCCTAGAGACGAGCGAGGACGGATACATCATATATCCCGGATTAACGAGGTTCCCCGTAGTTATAGGACATGAATTTTCCGGAGTAGTTGAAAAAGTCGGTTCTGAAGTTAAATGGGTAAAGCCTGGAGATTTAGTAACAAGCGAGGAAATGCTATGGTGCGGCGAATGTACCCCCTGCAGGATGGGCTATGTTAATCACTGCTTGCTGCTTAACGATCCTTCAGACCTGGTTTATGGAGAAATAGGGTTTACTAGAGACGGTGCCATGGCAGAATATATTACAGTAAACGAGAAATACCTATGGAAAATCGACGCTCTGCTCAACGTATACAAGACAGAAGAAAAGGCTTTTGAAGCAGGAAGCTTAGTAGAGCCAACTTCGGTAGCCTATCACGCAATGTTCAACAGAGCTGGAGGATTTAAGCCTGGAGGCTACGTAGTTGTCTGGGGAGCTGGTCCAATAGGGTTAGCTGCAACGGGATTAGCAAAGGCGGCTGGCGCCGGAATGATCATATCATTTGAAATAAGCCCGCATAGAAGAGAGCTAGCAAAGAGCATGGGCGCAGACTACGTTCTAGATCCTGTTGAATTAATAAAGAATGGAATACAGCCATATGAGAAAATAATGGAATTAACCTGTGGTGAGGGAGCTGATCTACACGTCGAGGCTGCGGGAGCACCAGATAAGACGTTGCCTCAAATGCAGAGAAGCTTAGCTATAGGAGGAAAGATCGCTTGGATTGGAAGAGCGCCTAGGGAAGTCCCGATATACCTTGAAATATTCCAAGTTAGGAGAAGCCAGATATTCGGTAGCCAGGGGCACAGCGGATGGGGAACGTTCAGAAATGTGATACGATTAATGGCTGCTGGTAGAATTGATATGACCAAGATAATCACCAGCAAATTCAGCATTGACGACGTAGAGAAAGCCTTCGAAAGAGCTCATAAAAGAATTGATGGTAAGATAACAATCAAACCTTAA